TTTCATCATCTTGTTTAACCCAGTCATATACCGCAGCAGGACAATATCTTGTGGAAGGTCCAGCAAATTCACCATATTCAATAGATTTTTGTATTTGATAATTTTTTACTTTAAGATGATTTGGTTGCGGAGAATAATTTACATTAGTTAAAGCAATTGAAGATAATCTATCAAAAGTAATTTTACCATCTGCTTTAGTATAATTAATAATCTCTGCCTGATTAGCTTTTACTAATGACTTAGCATCACTATTATTATGTTTTAAAGTTCCAAAAAATGAAAATTTTAAATATTTTTGCGTAAAAATATCTAAGGTTGTTAGCATTAGCGCTGTTTTTATTCCTAATTTTTCTAACAATGGTTTAAAATTACGAACTAGATAAAGTTCTTTACCAATAGCTGATAATTTCCAACCCTCATTATATTTAACTAGATCATCATTTTCTCTATTTTCCTTAAAAGCTTCTATTATAGTTTCAGCTACTAATTTACCTGATCTAATAGCATTATGAGAGCCCTTTAAGCGCAAATTATTCATAAAACCTGCACTGCAACCTAAAATAGCTCCACCAGCAAAAGTTACTTTAGGTACCGACTGCCAACCACCTTCATTAACTACACGAGCTCCATAAGCAACCCTACTAGCATTTTGTAAGATATTAACTATTTTAGGGTGTGTTTTAAACTTTTGAAACTCATTAAAAGGAGATAAATATGGATTCTTATAATCCAAATGTACTACATAACCCACATACAATAAATTATCTTTAGCATGATAAATAAATCCGCCTCCAGCTTTATCATTCAAAGGCCAACCTAGATAATGATTAACCTCACCTTTATTATGAAATTTTTGATCTATTTTCCAAATTTCTTTAAAAGCTAACGCATATTTAGCTACTTGTGCATTTTTATCTAAATCAAATTTTTTTATCACTTGTTTAGTTAAAGAACCTTTAGCACCCTCAGCTAATAAAGTATATTTTGCTAATAATGCCATGCCGCGGATAGAATTAGAGTTAAATCGCCCTTCTTTATCTAGCCCCATATCACCTGTAGCCACACCTATTACTTTATCATTTTCATAAAGCAATTCAGCGCCTGCAAAACCAGGATAAATCTCCACCCCTAAATTTTCTGCTATTTTTGCTAACCATTGGCAGCAATGCCCTAATGAAATAATATAACCATTTTTATTTTTAAATATTTTAGGATAAAGCCATTTAGGAATTTTTACAGCTCTATTAGCAGTTAAAAATATATGATTATCATCCGTAACTACCGTATGAAAGGGACTTTCTGGATCACTTTTCCAATTATCAATTAATTCTGATATCGCTGATACATCCATAATAGCACCAGAAATAATATGACTAGATACTTCTGCTCCTTTTTCAATCACAACCACTGATACATTAGAATCTAATTGCTTCAATCTTATAGCTGCACTTAAACCAGCTGGCCCAGCACCCACTATCACTACATCAAAACTCATAGTTTCACGATCAGGTAATTTA
The Bartonella sp. DGB1 genome window above contains:
- a CDS encoding 4Fe-4S dicluster domain-containing protein; this translates as MIDNNEITKLPDRETMSFDVVIVGAGPAGLSAAIRLKQLDSNVSVVVIEKGAEVSSHIISGAIMDVSAISELIDNWKSDPESPFHTVVTDDNHIFLTANRAVKIPKWLYPKIFKNKNGYIISLGHCCQWLAKIAENLGVEIYPGFAGAELLYENDKVIGVATGDMGLDKEGRFNSNSIRGMALLAKYTLLAEGAKGSLTKQVIKKFDLDKNAQVAKYALAFKEIWKIDQKFHNKGEVNHYLGWPLNDKAGGGFIYHAKDNLLYVGYVVHLDYKNPYLSPFNEFQKFKTHPKIVNILQNASRVAYGARVVNEGGWQSVPKVTFAGGAILGCSAGFMNNLRLKGSHNAIRSGKLVAETIIEAFKENRENDDLVKYNEGWKLSAIGKELYLVRNFKPLLEKLGIKTALMLTTLDIFTQKYLKFSFFGTLKHNNSDAKSLVKANQAEIINYTKADGKITFDRLSSIALTNVNYSPQPNHLKVKNYQIQKSIEYGEFAGPSTRYCPAAVYDWVKQDDEISYIINSDNCIQCKTCDIKDPTNNIDWQVPYGGDGPLYKQM